In the genome of Pontibacter actiniarum, the window ATCCAGGGAGCCAGAGGCGCCACCGGCACCCACAATCGTATGCAGCTCGTCAATGAACAGAATCACGTCCGGAGACTTCTCCAACTCGTTCATTACCGCCTTCATACGCTCCTCAAACTGGCCGCGGTACTTGGTACCGGCTACCAGCGAGGCAAGGTCCAGGGTTACCACACGCTTGTTAAAGAGCACGCGGCTAACCTTTTTCTGCACAATGCGCAGGGCCAGGCCCTCGGCAATGGCGGTTTTACCCACACCAGGCTCACCGATCAGGATCGGGTTATTTTTCTTGCGGCGGCTCAGTACCTGGGCCACACGCTCAATTTCTTTTTCACGACCAACAATTGGGTCTAGCTTATCATCCTCGGCCAGTTTCGTCAAGTCGCGGCCAAAGTTGTCGAGCACCGGGGTGCGCGATTTCTCACCGGGTTTCTTGCTAGAGCTGCTGCCAGAGCGGGACGACGAGCTACCAAACAGTTTGTCGGAATCGTCAGAGTCATCGGTGTCTGACGACGCCAGTGGATTATTGCTGTGATAATCCAGGGAGTCTCTTATTGCTTCGTAGTTCACGTTGAATTTCCCTAAAATTTGTGAAGAAATATTGTCTTCATCCCGCAGGATGGATAATAAGAGGTGCTCTGTGCCAATGATGTCGCTCTTGAAGATTTTGGCCTCCAAGTACGTAATCTTCAGCACCTTCTCGGTCTGCTTCGTGAGCGGGATACTGCCGGTGATATTGCTGCTCTGAGAAGCGGTATTTCGTGTAGCCTGTTCTAAAGCGTACTTTAACTCATCTATCGAAACGCCAAGCTTCTTAAGCAGGGCAACGGCCGTACCTTCTCCTTCCCGAATCATACCCAGCACCAGGTGTTCGGTGCCGATGTAGTCATGTCCGAGCCGGATTGCTTCCTCACGGCTTAGCGAGATGACCTCTTTTACTCGGTTTGAGAATTTTGCTTCCATTTATACTATACTCCGTGTATTCTGTAAAAAATCAAATTACATAACTGATTGAGGCTTAACAGTAAGCGCCTACTGTAGAACATGCTATTTGGTGCAATTGTTCAGCTTATTTTGCGCCGTTACTGAAGGTATGAGAGTGACGCGGGCCCCTGTGTAAACAACAAGTCAATTATACTAAGCTCTGGTGCAAATTGTTTGCCAAATACTTGTGTATATGGTTTTACGTGCAAATTGTCAGGATAGATTTTAGGATGTATCCTATTTCTTAAATCCAGCACGTTGGCAGGGGCCTCTGTCTGGTAAACCTCCGTGAAATTCAGCGGCCTGCTCAGTTTTAGTAATTTAAGATAAAGCTTCAAAAGTTCAACGTTCAGCTCAAATAAATATTTGGGCTGCCGTTCGTAAATGGCCTTGATGTAGTCGCTGTAAAATTCAAAATAGGGGGCCCGCCCGTAGGCGGCCTGGATGGTGCGCCAGTGTACCAGCTGCCATTTCTGGCTGTAGTCTATTTCAATCTCAGTGACAGGTGTTTTTATTTTGCTATTGCCATGGCGTACAGGGATGCTGAGCGGCTGTACGCCCTGCGCCGTAAGTACGTGGCAGCGATTGCGATAACTTTGTTTAATATAATTTTCATGAGCTTCTATTTGTATACTTTCAGAGCGAATAGCGTGCCAGAAAAAAGCCACTGGCGGGTTGTATTGGGTTTCGGTTAAGAGGATCAATCCGTATTGAATTAGGAATTAGAAATCAAAATAATAAAACGGGCACGCTGGCCTGGAGAGGTGCCCCGGCGCTAAATAATCGAAATTATTTATTAGTGCGAAAGCATGTGCCATACTTATTACGCGCACCAGCCGGGCTGGCCTGTTTTCTGCTGTGTGTCCCTTGCCCCTGTAGAGGCAGCCAAATTTCTACTCCATAATTCATTAATTTTTAATTCCAAGAGATTGTACCTTTGCGGCTGCTCCCCGGGCCCATGAAGAAAAGTACAGACATACCGCCGCTTTACTACCCGCTTTGGCTGCTGCTGAAGGGGCTGGCTGCTTTGCCGCTGCCTGTTTTATACGTGCTGGCAGATTTCCTGTACCTGTTGATGTACCGCGTAGTGGGATACCGCAAAAAGGTGGTGCTGCAGAACCTGCGCATGGCCTTCCCGGAGAAGAGCGAAACGGAGCTGCGAAGTATAGCCAAAGCGTTTTACCGCCAGTTCGCCGATGTGGTGGTCGAGATCCTGCACCTGGCCGGAATGAGCCGCTCCGAAATGCAGCGGCGCGTGAAGTTCACCAACCCGGAGCTGCTGGCCGGCTATGTGGAGGCCGGCACGCCCGTGCTTATACTTGGCTCGCACGTCGGTAACTGGGAGTGGAGCCTCTCGGCCGCTGCCGTTACCTTTGGCTTTCCGTCGGAGGGGGTGTACAAGCCGCTGAACAACCCGTTCTTCGAGGCGTTTATGCGGCACACGCGCAGCCGCCTGGGTGCCCACCTCATCAAAATGAAGGAGACCCTGCGGGAGTTCGTGAGCAAGCGCAGGCAGCCGCGCGTGGTGGCCCTGCTCTCCGACCAGACGCCCCTCCGCAGCGAGATTACCTTCTGGACCCAGTTCATGCACCAGGACACGCCGTTCTACACCGGTGCCGAAAAGCTCTCGGAGCGGTTTGGCTACCCGGTGCTGTTCCTGGACGTGAAGCGTACCAGCCGCGGCCACTATGCCCTCACCTTCGAGCAGATCACCGACGGGAAGCAGAAGCCAGCCGTAGCGGCCGAAGACCACCCGATAACCGTTGCCTTCGCCCAAAAGCTGGAAGCCGCCCTCCGCCGCGCCCCCGCCGATTACCTCTGGACCCACAAGCGCTGGAAGCACAAGCGGCCACAGCCTGCGGCCAGTGAAGAATTATGAATTGAGGTTGCTAATGGAGTAATGTTTCCTAAACCACTTTCAAACTAACAATTCATAGTTCAGTACTAATAATTCATAACTGATTACAGGTACTGCTCAATGTCGCCGGCGCCTTCGCGAAGCACTTCGAAGTTGTTGGTAACATCCACCACGGTAGAGGCAATGTTATTGCCGTAGCCGCCGTCCACCACGGCATCCACCAGGTTTCTGTACTTCTCATAGATCAGCTCCGGGTCGGTGCTGTACTCCAGCACCTCGTCCTCATCGCGGATGGAGGTAGACAGGATGGGGTTGCCCAGCTCCTTAACCAACTGCAGCGCAATTTTGTTGTCGGGCACGCGTATACCGACCGTTTTCTTCTTGGCGCTGGCGTACTTGGGCACGTTGCTGGTGGCGTCGAGCACAAAGGTAAACGGCCCGGGCAGCGCCTTCTTCATCACTTTGTAGGTGGGCGTGTCTACCTTGGCGTAGTCAGAAATGTGGGTAAGGTCAGAGCAAATGAAGGAGAGGTTCACCTTGTCGGGCTTCACCCCCTTTATCTGGCACACACGCTCAATGGCGCGGGCGTTATGGATGTCGCAACCGAGCCCGTAGATGGTGTCAGTAGGGTAGATGATGACGCCCCCGTTGCGGAGAATGTCTGCCACTTCCCTGATCTTGCGTTCCTGTGGTGTTTCGGGGTGGATCTGGATGAAGGCTGCGTTACTCATAGTCGTATGTTCATTTGTTGATATAAGATAGCAATACTGGTTCAGGGGGAGAAGCGTTTCACAAATGCCGCTGCTGGGCTAGCCGCCGAACTCCCCGCGCAGCAGGCTGTACACTTCCAGGTCATGGAAGCGGCCGTTGAGGTATTCGCCCTGGCGCTTTATTCCCTCCAGCGTGAAACCCAGCTTTTTGGGGATGTTGCTGCTGCGGCTGTTACCCACGCCTACCCGTATCTCTATCCTGTTCATGTGCAGCTTTTCGAAGGCATACTGCAGCAGCGTGTGGCAGGCGCGGCGCATAATGCCGTGGCCTTGCCTTCCCTCTGCCAGCCAATAGCCGATCTCCAGCTTCTTGTTCAGGTTGTCGATGTCCTTAAACCCAATGAGGCCGCACACCTCCTCTTCGTGCACGATCACAAACACAAGGTCGGTTCGGTTGCCCGGCGCACTGATGAATTTAAGGTAACTCTCGGTGTCTGCCAGTTGCTGGCTGAAGTCGATGAAGGGGAGCCACTGGCGTAGGTAGTGGCGGTCGCGGTCGATGATCTGGAACAGGTCCGGCGCATCTTCAACCGTGGCACGGCGCAGGTACAGGTCCGGCCCCACCTGAAGCTGGAGCAGTGCGTGTGTGTCTTTCATAGTTTTATCAATACAGCGTAATACGCATACAAGATAAGGGCTCTGGGGCACACATCCAATGGCACAGGGCAGAGAGTGACCCGGCAGCACACCACCCCCGAACCGAAGCAGTGGCCCCGGCAGGCGGCGGCAGCGCAGCCGAAGTCAAAAGATAACGTATAGGTAGGGGCAACCTACGAAAAGTTTATGCAGCACAGCACCGTTATACTTGTACCCGGCCTGGGAGACTCTGGCCCCGAGCACTGGCAGACCCTTTGGCAGCAGCAGCACCCGGAGTTCGAACGCGTACGGCAGCGCGACTGGGAAGCGCCTGTAAGGCAGGAGTGGGTAGAGACGCTGGACAAAACCGTGCAGCAGCACCGGCCAGAGCAGGTGGTGCTGGTGGCGCATAGCCTGGCGTGTATTGCGGTGGCATTTTGGGCGCAGCAGCATCCCCTGAAGATAAAGGGAGCCCTGCTGGTGGCCCCAGCCGATACCGAGGCAGCTTCTTTCCCTGCGGGCGCCACTGGTTTTGCCCCGGTCCCGATGGAGCGGCTGCCCTTCCGGAGTATGGTGGTCAGTAGCAGCAACGACCCTTATGTGTCTGCACAACGGGCGCAACAGTTGGCCGAGGCCTGGGGCAGCCGCTACGTGAACATCGGCATGGCCGGGCACATTAACGCTTCTTCCGGCTACGGCCGATGGAACGAGGGGCTGGAGCTTCTAAAAGGCCTTACGGGGCAATAAGGGAGTTTTTTAGGAGCTGCCGGTGGTTCATTAAATTACAGCTGCTGTGGCTGCGCCAGCTCTCGCCGTGTTGGGGCACTGCCGGGCGCATGTGCCGGTTAAAAGCTCTCACAGCAAACCAGCTGCAGAAGTATGGCCTGATGCCCTGTCACTCTGCTGGGCGGTGGTACCTTGCCGTTGAGGGCGCAGCGGTCAAGTACAAGTATCAGCTACCCTCGTGTAGCTGACCGCTACTGCCGGTGCCGCAGCAGCCCGTTAGTTAATCTGCTTTCGGAAACCGCCTTTCCCGCCACTGCGCTTTCCTTTGCTGCCGCCGCCGAAGTTCTTCCCTCTGGTGTTACTGCTGCTGCCTGTGCTTGCCTTCCTGGCGGCTTTCAGCTGCTGCACTTCTTCTGGTGTCAGTTCGCGGTACTCGCCTGGTTGCAGGTCGCCTAAGCTGAGCGGCCCTATCGTTGGCCGGATCAGGCGCAGCGTAGGGAAGCCTACGGCCGCCGTCATGCGGCGCACCTGGCGGTTCATGCCTTGTGATATCCTGATCTCCAGCCAGGCCGTCGGGATCTCCTTGCGGAACCGGACCGGCTTGGAACGCTCCCACACAAGTGGCGCCTCCTCTAGCAGGCGTACTTTAGCCGGGGCTGTTTTGGTGCCCTTGATCTGCACGCCCAGGCGCAGGCGCGTCAGGGCATCGTCTGTGGGGATGTTGTCTACCTGCACCAGGTATGTTTTCTCTACCTTAAACTTTGGGTCTGAGAGGCGGTGCTGCAGCTGCTTGTCATCGGTGAGAAGCACGAGGCCCTCGCTGTCGTAGTCGAGGCGGCCGACGGGGTAAATATCGGGTACCGGCACAAAGTCCTTCAAGGTGGCGCGGCCGGCCTCATCGGTAAACTGGGTGAGTACTTCGTAAGGCTTGTTAACGATGATGTATTTCAAAATAAGGGTCGTAAATAGGTGTGTTTATACTTGCTTTTGCTGCCACTTCTCAAACTCCGGCTTCAGTAGGGAGAACACCCTGGCGTCTTCCAGCCGCCCGTTCAGGAGGTAGTGCTTGCGCAGCAGCCCTTCCTCCTGAAAGCCGAAACGCTTTACCAGCTTTTGGGAGGCTGTGTTCTTGGGAGAGACCAACGCCTCCACGCGGTAGAGGTTCATCTGCTCAAAGCCAAAGTTAAGTATACTTTCCAGTGCTTCGGTCATCAGCCCTTTGTTTTTGTACGAATCCTCCAGTATGGTGTAGCCGATCTCAGCGCGGCGGTGGCCCGGCACCCAGGTGTGGTAGTCGCACTGGCCTATTACTCGGTTTGTCTCCCGGTCCAGCAAATGAAAGCCTTTGAAGGTGGAGAAGAAGGAGGACCAGCCTTTGGTGTAGCGCTCCTCCATGTCCTCAAACTCCTGATCGCTGCGCAGGTGCAGGTACTCCATGATCTGGGGCCTGGTTTTGGTCAGGAACAGCTGGTTGAAGATCTCCGGCGTCAGCTCGCGGAGGAGCAGGCGCTCGGTGGTGAGGACGGTGGGAGAGGTGCTAAACATGATTCCAGGTGTATAACGGCGCTGGTTTTATACTTCTGTCGCCCTTGCAGGTTGCCCCGGGGCGGGGTTTATGGTATACTTTGCGTTCAGGTGGCGGGGCAGACTGCAGCGGTGCAAAGCCACTAAAGGCTGGCCGCTGGTTAATAGCTGCCGTTGTACTTGCGCACAAACCACTCCACACAGATCAGGCCGAGCAGCAGGAAAAAGAGCCACTTCAGGTCCACCACCTCATTCAACTCCTCCTGGCTGTAGATCACGTTCTTATAATCGGCTTGCAGAATGTCCTGCTCCAGCTGCCGCAGCTCGCCCGGGAAGTACAGCCTGGAGCCGGTGTTGCTGGCCAACTGGAAGAGCAGGTTGTGGTCTGCCACGGCATTCAGCGCCTCCAGCTGCAGCTCCTCCACCACAAACTCGCCTTCGTCTTTTTGCCGCTGCCCGTTTATACTTGCGGTGGCGGTGTAAGTGTAGCGACCGCCGGGGAGCGTGCCGATGTTTACGCCGCTTTGGTTCTCGCCGTTCGCGAAGGTGAAGGTCCGCTGGGCCTCGTCCTCCCCGGAAACCGTGAGGGTGATGTTCTGCCCATAGATGGGTTCCAGCGCTTCGTTGTAGGCTTCGGCGTTAAACCTGATTTCTTCGGAGCTGGTGTACTCCGTCTGCACCGGGTATACGTTCAGGCGCTTTTTGTTGCGCGGCGCGCTGAGGAGTTGCACCAGGTTTGTGATGAGCTTGTTGTATACCTGCGGCTGCTCGTGGTTGGCGGCCTCCTGCAGGCGCCATTGCCAGGTGCCGGAGGCGAGCAGCACGGCATTGCGCTTGTCGCCGGAGGTTTGCACGGCCAGCAGCGGTTTGTCGGTGCGCACGCGGCCCACCTGCTGGTAAAGTATGGTCTCGGTGTTTGGGGCCAGCCTTACCTCCCCGAACGGCACGCGCGCCGGCGGGTACTCCTGCAGGCGCTCCTTGGCCTGCTCGGGCAGCTGAAAGTTGCCGAAGCCGGAGTTGGCCACAGCCGTTACTTCGTCTGTCTGGCCTGAGCTGATGATGTTGAGGCCCACGTTGAGGCGGTTGAAGTTCGGCAGGTCGCTTTGCGGGCCCAGTATGTAGAGGGCGGGCAGGTTTTTCTGGCGCACCAGGTTGAGCGCGGGCTCGGCGCCCGCCATGCGGCCCGGCAGCTGGTGCAGCACCGCCACATCGTAATCCCCCTCCTTAAACTCGTGTACGCCGGGTATAAACAGTACCGTTTCGTAATTTTCGTTCGATTCTATGGCCGTGCGCAGGGCCTTGATATCCGGGTGCGGGGCGGCGGCGGCAATAAGCACTTTTATTTTGCCCTTCACCACATCGATGTACGCATGTTTGGTGTTGTTGAGAGTAGTGAACTCCCCCTGCAGCGGCTCCGCCTTTACTACGTAGTGGCGCTTGCCAAGGCCGCTGGCCAGCACCTGAAACGCTACCTGCTGTATCGGCTGGTTGTCTTTTAGCAGCACCTGCTTGCTGGCGACGGTCTTGCCGTTCTCCTGAAGGACCACATTCACGGTTCTGCCGCCAAAGCCCTGGTGCTGCAGCTCCACTTCCAGGGGAAAGCGGTTGCCGCTGTAGTTTACCTTATTGTAGCGGAGCGAGGCCACCAGCACATCCTGCTTCGGTACGGTGTCGCCCACAGCCACCGGGTACAGCGTAAAGCCGTAGTTGGCGTATGTGGGGGAGGTGCCTTGATTCACGATGCCGTCGGAGAGCAGCACCACGCCCGCCAGGTTCTGGTCTGTGTAGGTATCCTGCACCTGCTGCAGCAGCTGGCTCAGGTTGGTGGTTTCTGCGCCGTAGGCTACTGCCGCTATACTTTGTGCCTGGCTTTGGCTAAGGGTTTGCACGGCTGTCTGGTAGCCCTGCGCCTCCAGCTGCTCCCGTACCATCTGCAGCTCCCGCTGCGTGGCCCGCAGCGCGGCGGAGTCTGAGAAAAGCTGTACCGACTGTGAGTTATCCAGCGCGAAAACAATGGTAGGCGGCACGGTCTTGTTGGAGACGTACCGCACCAGCGGCCCCATCAGCAAGAAACAAAGCAGGCTTACCACCACAAACCGCAGCCCTGCCAGCGCATAGTTTAGGGGCTTGGGCCAGGGTGCCTGCTTGCTGTACAGCAGCCACGCATACAGGGCGCCGGCGGCCAGGCAGGCAAGTATAAGCCAGGGTGAGGCGGTGGTTATGAGGCGGAATGAATTCAAAAAAGTCTAGCTGTTAGAAAGTTTAGGTTTACTTTACGCCAACACATTGTGTAAGGGTGCGGGTTCCTGGCTCTGCAGTGCGAGCGCCCGCCTCTGGCTGTGGGCAGGCACAAGCGGGTGCTCGCGCCAAGCATCTCCAAGTTAAAACAAAAAGGCCAATGCTGCTAACGTAAAACGCCGCCGCACTGGCCTTTATAAGTATGAATTACGAATTCTTGGTTGTCTGTATGTCAGAAAACCAAGAGTTCACTCATTCAGAATTCAGTTACGCAGAATTAAGTCAGCATGCCGCCGTCTACCTGCAGCACCTGCCCGGTAATGTAGGCTGCGTTGTCGGAGGCCAGGAACACGGCCGCTTTGGCCACGTCTTCCGGAGAGCCGCCGCGGCGCAGCGGAATCGCCTTGCGCCACTCGTCCACCACCTTCTGGTCCAGTTCGCCGGTCATCTCTGTTTCGATAAAGCCCGGGGCGATGGCGTTGCAGCGGATGTTGCGCGAGCCCAGCTCCAGTGCCACAGACTTCGTGAAGCCAATGATACCAGCCTTGGAAGCCGCGTAGTTTGCCTGGCCGGCGTTGCCCTTTATACCCACCACCGAGGTGATGTTGATGATGGAGCCATTCTTGGCGCGCATCATGTGCTTGGTGGCCGCCTTGGTCACGGCAAACACGGATTTCAGGTTCACGTTCATCACGGCGTCCCACTGCTCCTCGTTCATGCGCATCAGCAGGCCGTCGCGGGTGATGCCAGCGTTGTTCACCACCACATCGATCTTACCGAACTCCTTTACCACGTCTTCTACCAGCTGCTCGGCCTGGGCGTAGTCAGAGGCATCGGAGCGGTAGCCTTTTACCTTGCCGCCACCGGCTGCCAGCTCCTGCTCCAGCGCCTGTCCTTTTTCTACACTCGAGAGGTAGGTGAACGCTACCTGTGCGCCCATCTCCACAAATTGCTGTGCAATGGCGCGCCCTATTCCTTTTGATGCCCCGGTGATCAGGGCTACTTTTCCTTCTAATGCTTTCATGGGAGCCAAAGTTAAAAAAGATTTTCATAATCCGAAGGCGGCGAAAACACAGGCTGCAAAACTAAACGGAAGCGGCTGCCTTTTAAGCCCTTGGGGTAAGTATGGTAAAGGTAAAATGGAAGCAAACGGGTGGGCGGAGTACGGGTTTGTACTATGTATGATTCCGGGGGATATATGGCAACATATTTATAATCTGATTATTGTGTGGGAAATGGCTTTTATTTTTATCGGTTAAAGCCTATTTTCGTGTCGATTTTTAACCAAAGGTACCCTAAACTCATGTTGAAACGCAGTAAAGGACTTGCCATCCTGATCGCGTTGTCGTTGTTTATCTGCATCACGGCTGCGCAAACCTTAGATTTTAACCCGGGCAGGCTGTTTGCCCAAGAGCAGAGCGACACCCCGGCTGCCTCCGCAGCAGCAGAAAGCACCGAGGAAAAGTATGTGCCGGCCCCCGTCGTCTACGGTATCCCGACCGACTCGCTGGAGATTGTGGAGGGAACGGTGGAGCGCGGCGAGGTGCTCTCGCAGCTGCTGGCCCAGTACAACATCGACCCCACGACAGTGCACAACCTGGCCCAGAAGGCGAAGGATGTTTTTAATGTACGCCGCATTGCCTCGGGCCGCAACTACATGATCTTGCACCAGCGCGACTCGGCGCAGACAGCCAACTACTTCATCTATGAGCCGAACCAGGTAGAGTACGTGATCTTTGACCTGCGCGACAGCCTGGCCGTGACACTGGAGAAACGCAAGGTAGAGGTGCTGGAGCGTACCCTGGCCGGTGAAATCCGCAGTTCCCTTTTTGAGAGCATCGTGGATGCCGGCGGCTCGCCGCAACTCGTAAACAAGTTCGCCGACATCTATGCCTGGCGCCTCGACCTGAACCGCATCCAGCCCGGCGATAACTTTAAGCTGATCTACGACGAGAAAGTGGTGAACGGCCAGACGATCGGCTACGGCGAACTGAAGTCTGCCGTGTTTGAGCATGAAGGGGAGGAAATCTATGCCATTGGCTTCGACGAAGGAAACGGCCTGAGCTACTACGATGAAAAGGGGCAGAGCCTGAAAAGGGCTTTCCTGAAGGAGCCGCTGGAGTATAGCCGTATCAGCTCGCGCTTCTCCAAGCGCCGCTTCCACCCGGTTCAGAAGCGCTACAAGGCCCACCTGGGCACCGACTTTGCCGCGCCGCGTGGCACGCCCATCCGTACGGTAGGCGATGGGGTGGTGGTGGATGCCCGCTATACCCGTGGCAATGGCTATTTTGTGAAGGTGCGCCACAACAAGACCTACACCACACAGTACCTGCACATGTCTAAGTTCGCCAAGGGCATCCGCAAAGGCGCGCGTGTGCGCATGGGGCAAACCATTGGCTACGTTGGCAGCACCGGTC includes:
- a CDS encoding WbqC family protein — protein: MILLTETQYNPPVAFFWHAIRSESIQIEAHENYIKQSYRNRCHVLTAQGVQPLSIPVRHGNSKIKTPVTEIEIDYSQKWQLVHWRTIQAAYGRAPYFEFYSDYIKAIYERQPKYLFELNVELLKLYLKLLKLSRPLNFTEVYQTEAPANVLDLRNRIHPKIYPDNLHVKPYTQVFGKQFAPELSIIDLLFTQGPASLSYLQ
- a CDS encoding lysophospholipid acyltransferase family protein; this translates as MKKSTDIPPLYYPLWLLLKGLAALPLPVLYVLADFLYLLMYRVVGYRKKVVLQNLRMAFPEKSETELRSIAKAFYRQFADVVVEILHLAGMSRSEMQRRVKFTNPELLAGYVEAGTPVLILGSHVGNWEWSLSAAAVTFGFPSEGVYKPLNNPFFEAFMRHTRSRLGAHLIKMKETLREFVSKRRQPRVVALLSDQTPLRSEITFWTQFMHQDTPFYTGAEKLSERFGYPVLFLDVKRTSRGHYALTFEQITDGKQKPAVAAEDHPITVAFAQKLEAALRRAPADYLWTHKRWKHKRPQPAASEEL
- a CDS encoding L-threonylcarbamoyladenylate synthase produces the protein MSNAAFIQIHPETPQERKIREVADILRNGGVIIYPTDTIYGLGCDIHNARAIERVCQIKGVKPDKVNLSFICSDLTHISDYAKVDTPTYKVMKKALPGPFTFVLDATSNVPKYASAKKKTVGIRVPDNKIALQLVKELGNPILSTSIRDEDEVLEYSTDPELIYEKYRNLVDAVVDGGYGNNIASTVVDVTNNFEVLREGAGDIEQYL
- a CDS encoding GNAT family N-acetyltransferase; its protein translation is MKDTHALLQLQVGPDLYLRRATVEDAPDLFQIIDRDRHYLRQWLPFIDFSQQLADTESYLKFISAPGNRTDLVFVIVHEEEVCGLIGFKDIDNLNKKLEIGYWLAEGRQGHGIMRRACHTLLQYAFEKLHMNRIEIRVGVGNSRSSNIPKKLGFTLEGIKRQGEYLNGRFHDLEVYSLLRGEFGG
- a CDS encoding RBBP9/YdeN family alpha/beta hydrolase, which encodes MQHSTVILVPGLGDSGPEHWQTLWQQQHPEFERVRQRDWEAPVRQEWVETLDKTVQQHRPEQVVLVAHSLACIAVAFWAQQHPLKIKGALLVAPADTEAASFPAGATGFAPVPMERLPFRSMVVSSSNDPYVSAQRAQQLAEAWGSRYVNIGMAGHINASSGYGRWNEGLELLKGLTGQ
- a CDS encoding pseudouridine synthase, whose protein sequence is MKYIIVNKPYEVLTQFTDEAGRATLKDFVPVPDIYPVGRLDYDSEGLVLLTDDKQLQHRLSDPKFKVEKTYLVQVDNIPTDDALTRLRLGVQIKGTKTAPAKVRLLEEAPLVWERSKPVRFRKEIPTAWLEIRISQGMNRQVRRMTAAVGFPTLRLIRPTIGPLSLGDLQPGEYRELTPEEVQQLKAARKASTGSSSNTRGKNFGGGSKGKRSGGKGGFRKQIN
- a CDS encoding GNAT family N-acetyltransferase — protein: MFSTSPTVLTTERLLLRELTPEIFNQLFLTKTRPQIMEYLHLRSDQEFEDMEERYTKGWSSFFSTFKGFHLLDRETNRVIGQCDYHTWVPGHRRAEIGYTILEDSYKNKGLMTEALESILNFGFEQMNLYRVEALVSPKNTASQKLVKRFGFQEEGLLRKHYLLNGRLEDARVFSLLKPEFEKWQQKQV
- the fabG gene encoding 3-oxoacyl-[acyl-carrier-protein] reductase, with the translated sequence MKALEGKVALITGASKGIGRAIAQQFVEMGAQVAFTYLSSVEKGQALEQELAAGGGKVKGYRSDASDYAQAEQLVEDVVKEFGKIDVVVNNAGITRDGLLMRMNEEQWDAVMNVNLKSVFAVTKAATKHMMRAKNGSIINITSVVGIKGNAGQANYAASKAGIIGFTKSVALELGSRNIRCNAIAPGFIETEMTGELDQKVVDEWRKAIPLRRGGSPEDVAKAAVFLASDNAAYITGQVLQVDGGMLT
- a CDS encoding peptidoglycan DD-metalloendopeptidase family protein produces the protein MLKRSKGLAILIALSLFICITAAQTLDFNPGRLFAQEQSDTPAASAAAESTEEKYVPAPVVYGIPTDSLEIVEGTVERGEVLSQLLAQYNIDPTTVHNLAQKAKDVFNVRRIASGRNYMILHQRDSAQTANYFIYEPNQVEYVIFDLRDSLAVTLEKRKVEVLERTLAGEIRSSLFESIVDAGGSPQLVNKFADIYAWRLDLNRIQPGDNFKLIYDEKVVNGQTIGYGELKSAVFEHEGEEIYAIGFDEGNGLSYYDEKGQSLKRAFLKEPLEYSRISSRFSKRRFHPVQKRYKAHLGTDFAAPRGTPIRTVGDGVVVDARYTRGNGYFVKVRHNKTYTTQYLHMSKFAKGIRKGARVRMGQTIGYVGSTGLATGPHLCYRFWKNGRQVDALRVKLPAANPVSRKNLDRFATVKEETVRRMQAIDIKSVKQELLATGKSKQATDA